The Novosphingobium aromaticivorans DSM 12444 genome segment CTCTTCCGAGAGGTCCTGATAGCCGGTGTGGCGGCTCATCGCGAGGTCGGGGCAATCGAGCTGGAGGTAGAAGCCCTCGTTCACGATCGTCTCGTACTCCTCGCGCATCGCATCGGCGAGGTCTGCGAGGTAGGCCTCGTGGCTCGGGTAGTGGCGGTTGACCTGGAAGGCGGTGATGAGACCCGGCGACGCCGCGTTCATGAACGCCTCGGTATCGGGCGCGGCGTGGTTCGCCAGCGCGGCCTTGAAGCGGCGGATATCGTCGTGCAGCGGCTGGAGGGTGACCTTGCGCACCGGCCCGATGCACGAGGCGCGGACGAATTCCTGGCTGCCCATGATCGCCGACAGCTTCTTCGCCAGGTTCGGCACTTCGGCGAGGTCGGCCGCGGGCTTGCGATCGATGTGGCCGCCGAAGCCGGACAGGCGCTCGATCATGTAGGTCGAGTAACCGACCTTGCCGAGTTCGCCATCGGACACGACCGAGACCCCCGCTGCAACCTGGTCCTTCACCGCTTGGTCGACGGCGGCGGAAACGACGCGGTCGAACTCGGCGGCGTCATAGGGTTCGCCCTTGTCGCGGGCCAGGAGCAACGGCGTCAGTTCGTCGCCGCGCGGCAGGCTTCCGACATGAGTGGTCTTGATCTTCGCCATCGGGGACACGCCTCTCTCAATTCATAACCGTGAAAACTTCATAAGCGTTCGCGACGCCGAAACAAGCCGGACGCGGGCTTTTTGCGCAGTTTCGCCGCCGAGGAGGTTTACACGGTTTACACTATCCAGGGAGAAACAACCGGACCGGTCCCTTTCACCTCCGCGAGAGGCCCCGCGAGGGGCATGACGGCACATGACGGCGGGACTGTTTGGGACGCATTCCACGAGCGCCTGCATGGCATGAAACAGGACCTGTAGGACACCGCGAAGTTACGCGCGCCGCGCAGGGACCTTTGCCCGGGTCCTTACGGTGGCCGAGACCACGCGATCGCAACCATCGCCGGGACCATGGTCACGCACGATTCGCCAAGCCTGTTGCCGGTTTGCCGCACTTTCATGGCCGAACAACGGCCATCCTGGCGCAAATGCACCACTGCCGACCTTTTTTATATTTGAAATTCAGATAGGTAATGCAAACAGGTTACCAGCGTATGTCCAGATAGCATTTTTCGTTGGAATATCGGCGCCACAGATATAACATACGCATAACCAAATAGGGTGTTGGTAACATGATTGGACCCAACACATCCATTCGGGACCAAGGAGGGGGCCGGCCTTACACCGGCGAAATCTTTGGCGCGCACTGCGCCAAGCTGTTGGGGGAAATACGCATGACACTGCGGCATCTTCTGTTGATCACCACGACTGCCATGGTGGCCGCGCCCGTCGCCGCCCAGGCACAATCCGTTTCAAGCAACGAGGCTGACGGCATCGTCGTCACCGGCATTCGCGCCTCGCTGCGCGACGCCATCGAGATCAAGCGCAAGGCCAGCTCGATCGTCGACGTGATCAGCGCCGAAGATGTCGGCAAGTTCCCCGACGCTAACGTCGCTGACTCGCTCGCCCGTCTTCCCGGCGTCACCGTCGACCGCCAGTTCGGCGAAGGCGAACAGCTTTCGATCGCAGGCGTCGAACCCGCCCTCAACCGCCTGACCATCGACGGCCACTCGGTCGCCTCGGCCGACTGGGGCGGCAACCCCTCCGACCGTTCGAGCCGCTCGTTCAACTACTCGCTGCTGTCGCCCTCGATCATCAGCCAGGCCGTGGTCTACAAGACCCCCGAAGCCCGCCTCCAGGAAGGCGCTATCGGCGCGTCCGTCGACGTCGTCACGCGCAAGCCGCTCGACCTCGACTCCAACACCTTCCGCTTCAACGGCGGCTACGAATACAACGACCGCGCCGATCGCGGCAGCATCCGCGGCAACGCGCTCTATAGCTGGAAGAACGCCGACGAAACCATCGGCATCCTTGCCGCCGCCAACTACGACAAGGAACAACTGAGCCGCGCTGGCGTGGCGGTCTACTGGTACCGCACCGGCCAGGCCCTGCTGGACAACGCCCCGTCGACCGCCACCGTCAACGGCAAGGCGATCACCGACCTGACCGAAGACGAGCGCAGCGAATTCGCCAGCTCGCGCTTCGCCTCGTTCCTCGCGCGCGAATTCTTCAAGCAGGAACGCGAACGCATCGGCTTCAACGGCGCGATCCAGGTCCGTCCGTCCGACAACCTGAAGCTGACCGGCACGGCCCTGATCATTCGCGGCAACTACGACAACGTCTCGAACTCGATGTACACGTATGGGTACGAAGGTTCGCGCCTCATCTCGGCCCAGTTCAGCGGCGGTCTCGTGACCCAGGCGACCTTCTCGGGCATCGCGGACGGCCAGACCGGCTCGACCGGCCAGCTCGACACGCTCTATCGCCGCACCCGCGTGAAGAACGACACCTATTCGCTTGCCTACGAATGGGAACCCGACGGCTGGCACGTGACCGGCAACGTCGGCTACACCCGCGCTTCGGGCGGCAAGGACCCCGAATACCTGCTCGACTTCCGCACCCAGCAGGGCTTCACTTCGGGTGCTAACGGCCGCAACACGACCGTCGACTGGGACAGCCCGGCGACCGACCCGACCAAGTGGCTGAGCAATTACACCGCAAACGGCGGCGAGAACATCACCGCCTCCGACGGCCGCACCTTCTTCGGTCGCCAGATCGGCGGCATCCCGACCAAGTCCGGCTTCACGCTGGACAAGGAATGGTTCACCGAAGCCAATGCCGTGCATGACCTGAACGCCGGGCCGTTCACCCAGCTGCTGTTCGGCGCGCGCTTCACTTCGCACGAAAACAGCAACACGACCTACAGCAACGCGATCTTCACCGACCAGGACTTCACCCTGGCGGATCTTGACTACAACGTGCTGCCTTCGGGTCTCTATGATGGCCTTGGCACCTCGGGCAACGGTGCACCCTATGTCGGCATGGACAAGGACGGCATCATCGCCGCCCTGGCCAAGTACGGCAATTTCACCGACGACCGCGGCCTGGCGAAGGGCGAATACTGGCTGGTGAAGGAAAAGATCGCGGCCGGCTATGCCCAGGCGAACTTCGAAACCGGCAAGCTGCGCGGCAACGTCGGCGTCCGCTTCGTCAGCACCAAGACGGAATCGAACTTCTACGCGCAGAGCGGTTCGACCGTTCAGCTCGTGCAGTACAACAAGACCGACAACCGGTTCCTGCCCTCGATCAACGTGATCTACGACGCGGGCGATACGGTTGTGCTGCGTGCAGCGGCGGCCAAGGTCATGTCGCGTCCGCGCTACTCCGACCTTGCCGGCTACCTTTCGTTGACCGACTCCACCTTGAGCGGCAGCGGCGGCAACCCCGACCTGAAGCCCTACCTTGCGACCAACTTCGGGTTCTCGGCCGAATGGTACTTCGCACCGGGCAGCTTCCTTTCGGGCGAAGTGTTCTACCGCGACATCTCGAACTACGTGGGCAACGAGACGCTCGAGACCGAACTGACCAACCCGATCACCGGCAACACCCTCACCTATGCGGTGTCGCGCCCGGTAAACGGCGGCAAGGCATCGGTCACCGGCTTCTCGATCTCGGGCAACACCAACCTCGCCTGGGGCTTCGGCATCCAGGCCTCCTACACCTTCGCCGATGCCGAGACGAGCAAGGCGGAAGGCCTGCCCTTCCTGTCGCGCAACACGATCCAGATCTCGCCCTACTACGAGAACGGACCGTTCCAGGCGCGCGTCAGCTACAACCGTCGTTCGAAGTACTTCTACCGCTTCGGCCGCCAGCAGTCGCAGGACTACACCGACGCCTACCGCCAGCTTGACGCGCAGGTCTCCTACGCGATCAACGAGAACCTGAGCGTGACGGCGACGGCTTCGAACCTGCTGGACGAGACGTACTACCAGTACAGCTCGACCAAGAACGCGCCGACTTCGATCTACAAGAATGGCCGCGTCTATTCGGCCAGCATGACTGCGAAGTTCTAAGAACCACCACTGCGCTCCCAGGTGGCTTGCCCGCTCCCCGAAAGGGGGGCGGGCATTTTTCGTTGGTGACCGCGGTACGTGCGCGCGTGAACGCCTCCGGTGAGAAGCCGGGGCAAGGTTGGCGATCAGGGGGGTGAATGGTCGGGGGTAGACGCGAACGGTGGGTCAGACGGCGATCAGGGCAAGCCTGGCTGTGCGATCCCTGCCGACGCGCAGATCGACCTGCGCCACGGCGGCGCCGGAAGAGGGACGGAGCGAGGGCGGGAGGCCGACCGTGACCGTGCCGCCGCGCCGCGCATGAAGGAGAACGGTCGCGCCTGCGGGCGTCCATTCGAGATCGACCGTTGCCCCGTGCCGCGTGCGCAGGCCCTTCACTGCCCCTTCCCGCCAGCGCGGCGGCAGGGCGGGAAACAGCTCGATCCGGTCCTCGTGGCTCTGCACGAGACATTCGGCGATCGCCGCAGCGATGCCGAGGTTCGCGTCGATCTGGAAGACCGGATGCGGATGGAATGGGTGAGTGCCTAACAGGCTGCGCGCGACGTGATCGGCGAGGAAACGTTCGAGCGCCTCTCCGCAAGCCTTGCCATCGCCAAGACGCGCGCGGATTGCCGTGGCCCAGGCGCGCGACCATCCGGTTGAGCTGCCACCATGCGCCTCGCGCCGGTCGAGCGAGCGCGCGGCTGCCGCTGCCAGTCGAGGCGAGCGGCGGGGCGTGATATCGCCGCCTGGAAAGATCGGATAGAGG includes the following:
- a CDS encoding cobalamin-independent methionine synthase II family protein; the protein is MAKIKTTHVGSLPRGDELTPLLLARDKGEPYDAAEFDRVVSAAVDQAVKDQVAAGVSVVSDGELGKVGYSTYMIERLSGFGGHIDRKPAADLAEVPNLAKKLSAIMGSQEFVRASCIGPVRKVTLQPLHDDIRRFKAALANHAAPDTEAFMNAASPGLITAFQVNRHYPSHEAYLADLADAMREEYETIVNEGFYLQLDCPDLAMSRHTGYQDLSEEDFLKVAAANVEALNAATANIPPERMRMHICWGNYEGPHDHDIPLERVVDIIIKARPATILFEAANPRHEHEWKVWKDAKLPDHKILAPGLIDTCSNYIEHPELIAQRIERFANFVGADRVVASTDCGFGTFAGYGKLDPIVTWRKLRSLREGADIAASRL
- a CDS encoding TonB-dependent receptor, which gives rise to MTLRHLLLITTTAMVAAPVAAQAQSVSSNEADGIVVTGIRASLRDAIEIKRKASSIVDVISAEDVGKFPDANVADSLARLPGVTVDRQFGEGEQLSIAGVEPALNRLTIDGHSVASADWGGNPSDRSSRSFNYSLLSPSIISQAVVYKTPEARLQEGAIGASVDVVTRKPLDLDSNTFRFNGGYEYNDRADRGSIRGNALYSWKNADETIGILAAANYDKEQLSRAGVAVYWYRTGQALLDNAPSTATVNGKAITDLTEDERSEFASSRFASFLAREFFKQERERIGFNGAIQVRPSDNLKLTGTALIIRGNYDNVSNSMYTYGYEGSRLISAQFSGGLVTQATFSGIADGQTGSTGQLDTLYRRTRVKNDTYSLAYEWEPDGWHVTGNVGYTRASGGKDPEYLLDFRTQQGFTSGANGRNTTVDWDSPATDPTKWLSNYTANGGENITASDGRTFFGRQIGGIPTKSGFTLDKEWFTEANAVHDLNAGPFTQLLFGARFTSHENSNTTYSNAIFTDQDFTLADLDYNVLPSGLYDGLGTSGNGAPYVGMDKDGIIAALAKYGNFTDDRGLAKGEYWLVKEKIAAGYAQANFETGKLRGNVGVRFVSTKTESNFYAQSGSTVQLVQYNKTDNRFLPSINVIYDAGDTVVLRAAAAKVMSRPRYSDLAGYLSLTDSTLSGSGGNPDLKPYLATNFGFSAEWYFAPGSFLSGEVFYRDISNYVGNETLETELTNPITGNTLTYAVSRPVNGGKASVTGFSISGNTNLAWGFGIQASYTFADAETSKAEGLPFLSRNTIQISPYYENGPFQARVSYNRRSKYFYRFGRQQSQDYTDAYRQLDAQVSYAINENLSVTATASNLLDETYYQYSSTKNAPTSIYKNGRVYSASMTAKF